From a region of the uncultured Desulfatiglans sp. genome:
- a CDS encoding conserved hypothetical protein (Evidence 4 : Unknown function but conserved in other organisms), translated as MTRVYGISAFGLNDSVASPGDGLKKSGFYVADAVLPKRALGQIRTGNEAEQERVHSGLYWPPEARVKPGQPLRRLPIPVAWSLLVDAGDTTAPVRWNAGDGVSIPLADILSAHVRGLMHENAFDADNDSRAVVAIPNHLDEFHQEAMLQAFGTVRERISLVWRAVAAAMRWLDEAMPENLEPGDWMLVAYMGADGIEFTSFELREEVCEGRRFLLPVRNRPRQSPGPAGWQWACALAVKADPICSKDHGAFWQTFTNFPELWAAIAGLQWKTQELPRAWSTGKGWRYWHPSLDLFDEATRCSIEGGGLLHELIKTSCSIPLRHRESKGKTWGLHLIGSFNEALQQRQGRLRGAVVCGPLYTSKAQTWLQDIHINLPYLQEARPDTLWLPNAVVDPVATGARLFGQRIAAGLPTYLDTLPGLAVYAEKPGGGLEWVDVVEAKECAGGQAYTRNIPDRFFLKKQTDALHVYLQKETQENDTETPYRYDIVKFPSIPDRDVKLTIEVEMRPASGLARVVIVPEEEETFQGRAKIFDYSRMEKVDARDLPELALRWPETLHREATISEDAFKDSRFIRFIDLSDSALQSEFLQKLDNVKIALYSSFWNAETNSYEIKIDENGIAGSQYGNEVMKAIAAKIESRADTFLRSLIPNPETEKYIVRSTWLWGRTPNGIIDYLTQFFMIDSQNKYGATWNYFAESASRCMTKKKHLSTLFNAIYKRSKSGIKSLSPFPIQSSRSVARVLAYREDAYDALKEDMAVHFAMRAAEVIRKQVRNRNIANSFFEGAFLFLTLLRFRMKESDFMNPENRRDANLFKEVENSMKEARAIVQNKPNRLAKIDWLIQGIVDFMYSKGQSGLISAIASEAGGDK; from the coding sequence ATGACCAGAGTGTATGGCATTTCCGCTTTCGGTTTGAACGACTCTGTTGCCAGTCCGGGCGATGGGTTGAAGAAAAGCGGTTTCTACGTGGCGGACGCAGTGTTGCCTAAACGCGCCCTTGGGCAGATCCGAACCGGCAATGAGGCAGAGCAGGAGCGTGTGCATTCAGGTCTCTATTGGCCTCCAGAGGCGAGGGTCAAGCCCGGTCAACCGCTTCGGCGATTGCCGATCCCGGTGGCCTGGTCGCTGCTGGTGGATGCAGGGGACACAACAGCGCCGGTTCGCTGGAACGCGGGTGATGGTGTATCGATTCCACTCGCAGACATTCTATCGGCCCACGTGCGGGGCCTGATGCATGAGAACGCGTTTGACGCCGATAATGACAGCCGGGCTGTGGTGGCCATCCCCAACCACCTGGACGAGTTCCACCAAGAGGCCATGCTGCAGGCATTCGGCACCGTCAGAGAAAGGATCTCACTGGTCTGGCGTGCTGTGGCTGCAGCTATGCGGTGGCTGGACGAGGCCATGCCTGAGAACCTCGAGCCGGGTGATTGGATGCTCGTGGCATACATGGGCGCGGACGGCATAGAGTTCACATCGTTCGAACTGCGCGAAGAGGTTTGCGAGGGCCGTCGCTTCCTGCTGCCCGTGCGCAATCGTCCCCGCCAATCACCCGGCCCTGCCGGCTGGCAGTGGGCTTGCGCCCTCGCCGTCAAGGCGGACCCCATATGTTCTAAAGATCATGGGGCATTCTGGCAAACCTTCACCAATTTCCCTGAACTATGGGCTGCCATCGCCGGTCTGCAGTGGAAAACGCAGGAGCTTCCAAGGGCATGGTCCACTGGTAAAGGATGGAGGTACTGGCATCCATCCCTGGACCTGTTTGATGAGGCCACCCGTTGCAGTATCGAAGGCGGGGGGCTTTTGCACGAGCTGATCAAAACATCGTGTTCCATTCCTCTTCGCCACCGCGAAAGCAAGGGAAAAACCTGGGGGCTGCACTTGATTGGGTCGTTTAACGAGGCCCTACAGCAGCGCCAAGGCCGCCTGCGCGGGGCGGTTGTCTGCGGGCCGCTCTACACTTCCAAGGCTCAAACATGGCTCCAGGACATCCACATAAATCTGCCTTACTTACAGGAGGCTCGTCCAGATACGCTGTGGCTGCCAAATGCAGTAGTGGACCCTGTCGCCACAGGAGCAAGGCTCTTTGGCCAACGCATAGCTGCGGGGCTTCCTACATACTTGGACACCCTGCCGGGGCTGGCTGTATATGCCGAAAAACCCGGGGGTGGATTAGAGTGGGTAGATGTAGTGGAAGCCAAAGAATGCGCGGGCGGGCAGGCTTATACTCGTAATATACCGGACCGTTTCTTCCTGAAAAAGCAAACCGACGCTTTGCATGTCTATTTGCAAAAGGAGACTCAAGAAAACGATACTGAGACGCCGTACCGCTACGATATAGTTAAATTCCCTTCAATCCCTGATAGAGACGTTAAATTGACAATCGAAGTGGAAATGCGCCCTGCCAGCGGCCTTGCCCGCGTGGTTATTGTTCCTGAAGAAGAGGAGACTTTCCAAGGCAGGGCTAAGATCTTCGATTACTCCAGAATGGAAAAAGTGGATGCAAGGGACCTGCCGGAACTAGCACTAAGATGGCCAGAGACGTTGCACCGCGAGGCTACAATCAGCGAAGACGCCTTTAAAGATTCCAGGTTTATAAGATTCATTGACCTTTCTGATAGTGCTTTACAAAGTGAATTCTTACAAAAATTGGACAACGTGAAAATTGCGCTGTATTCTTCTTTTTGGAATGCAGAAACAAACTCATATGAAATAAAAATTGATGAGAATGGAATTGCTGGATCTCAATACGGAAACGAAGTCATGAAAGCGATCGCCGCCAAAATAGAATCCAGAGCAGACACTTTTCTTCGCAGCCTAATTCCAAATCCCGAAACAGAAAAATACATTGTACGTTCCACTTGGCTATGGGGGAGAACGCCTAATGGAATAATAGATTATCTGACGCAGTTTTTTATGATAGATAGTCAAAACAAATATGGCGCAACCTGGAATTATTTTGCTGAATCAGCAAGCAGATGTATGACAAAAAAGAAACATTTATCAACACTGTTCAATGCTATATACAAGAGATCTAAAAGCGGAATCAAAAGTCTATCCCCGTTCCCAATACAATCCTCACGCTCTGTGGCGAGGGTATTGGCGTATCGAGAGGATGCCTATGATGCACTGAAAGAGGATATGGCCGTGCATTTCGCCATGCGAGCGGCTGAGGTAATCCGCAAACAGGTTAGAAATAGGAATATCGCGAATAGCTTTTTCGAAGGGGCATTTCTTTTCCTTACACTGCTCAGGTTCAGGATGAAGGAATCTGACTTCATGAACCCGGAAAATAGGAGGGATGCGAATCTGTTCAAAGAAGTTGAGAATAGCATGAAGGAAGCGCGCGCAATTGTCCAAAATAAGCCCAATAGATTAGCGAAGATCGATTGGCTCATTCAGGGAATTGTGGATTTCATGTACTCCAAAGGTCAAAGTGGACTTATTAGTGCTATTGCAAGTGAGGCTGGGGGTGACAAATAA
- a CDS encoding hypothetical protein (Evidence 5 : Unknown function) has translation MQALYLGIFPQLVKSGFFKTLLMAVDLYGLQAHDLSL, from the coding sequence TTGCAAGCCTTGTATCTAGGCATTTTTCCCCAGCTCGTCAAAAGCGGATTTTTCAAGACGCTCTTAATGGCGGTCGATCTCTACGGCCTTCAAGCCCATGACTTGAGTCTATAA
- a CDS encoding hypothetical protein (Evidence 5 : Unknown function), translated as MGKTQQVAFFNSLSSRPLKRRRIRKVVQELIYLGTGLVTSGQRLRIVFNRHCFVLKSLGALYKRFA; from the coding sequence ATGGGCAAAACGCAGCAGGTGGCGTTTTTCAACAGCCTGTCAAGCCGTCCGCTCAAAAGGCGCCGCATCAGAAAGGTCGTCCAGGAACTGATATATCTGGGCACGGGGTTGGTCACAAGCGGTCAGCGTTTAAGAATCGTCTTCAACAGACATTGTTTTGTTCTTAAATCGCTCGGGGCTCTGTACAAACGCTTTGCATGA
- a CDS encoding hypothetical protein (Evidence 5 : Unknown function), with amino-acid sequence MFEKILAIIRKFFNIQFSNKFADIDPNVIDLDREIKGQYNEMVSKGKIHVEGNHVNKLLDEKLKNEREARINNANMRIKNPSVYVEQYERSIRKIISEGDSAVARNLRSIRDVSETADISNSNLKHNNDNKRLQHYGLMDAFEDERLRKEREARINNANMRINNPSVYAEQYERSIRKIISEGDSAVARNLRSIRNVSEEGDISNANINANGVKKLLKHYGLIDAFEDERLRKEREARINDANMRIKISSLYRINLERSIRKIISEGDSVVARNLDNIRSSSVSEGQWPDLSWIDEIRKTSSRHKIPRIKKSSWYGCITRF; translated from the coding sequence GTGTTTGAAAAAATTCTAGCAATAATTAGAAAGTTTTTCAATATCCAGTTTTCTAATAAGTTTGCTGATATCGATCCCAATGTTATTGACCTTGATCGTGAAATAAAGGGGCAATATAATGAAATGGTAAGCAAAGGTAAAATACATGTGGAAGGAAATCATGTAAATAAATTATTGGATGAAAAACTGAAAAATGAGCGTGAAGCAAGAATAAATAATGCAAATATGAGGATAAAGAATCCCAGTGTATATGTAGAACAATACGAACGCTCTATAAGGAAAATTATTTCAGAAGGTGATTCTGCTGTAGCTCGTAATCTACGCAGTATAAGAGATGTTTCAGAGACAGCAGATATATCAAATTCAAATTTAAAACACAATAATGATAATAAACGGTTGCAGCATTATGGTTTAATGGATGCTTTTGAAGATGAAAGACTGAGGAAAGAGCGTGAAGCAAGAATAAATAATGCAAATATGAGGATAAATAATCCCAGTGTATATGCAGAACAATACGAACGCTCTATAAGGAAAATTATTTCAGAAGGTGATTCTGCTGTAGCTCGCAATCTACGCAGTATAAGGAATGTGTCAGAAGAAGGGGATATATCAAATGCCAATATAAACGCTAATGGGGTAAAAAAACTGTTAAAACATTATGGTTTAATAGATGCTTTTGAAGATGAAAGACTGAGGAAAGAGCGCGAAGCAAGAATAAATGATGCAAATATGAGAATAAAGATTTCTAGCCTTTATAGAATTAATCTAGAACGTTCTATACGAAAAATTATTTCTGAGGGCGATTCTGTTGTAGCTCGTAATCTAGATAACATTAGATCTTCTAGCGTCTCAGAGGGTCAATGGCCAGATCTCAGTTGGATCGATGAAATTAGAAAGACTTCATCGCGTCACAAGATTCCAAGAATAAAGAAATCTAGTTGGTATGGGTGCATTACGCGTTTCTAA
- a CDS encoding hypothetical protein (Evidence 5 : Unknown function), with amino-acid sequence MLKLRCALVNATFEHLFDNHKTREKAKRLFRNA; translated from the coding sequence ATGCTCAAGCTCCGGTGCGCGCTGGTCAATGCTACCTTCGAACACCTCTTCGACAATCATAAGACAAGGGAAAAGGCTAAACGTCTTTTTAGAAACGCGTAA
- a CDS encoding transposase: MAHSFQKDHHLNANHLFQQTEKSIGRLCKYLLGAPTETARNILKDKTEPVRKKGDKPNPRGHGKNGAGQYTGAARVRIAHPALNSGDPCPSCEKGKLYELAMPSVFVHIVGTAPLKATVYERIRLRCNLCGDIFTPELPEGVSEQKYDDSATPMLAILKYGCGMPFNRIETLQRDLGQPLPASTQWGILDTAAVALAPVMDAMVSFAAQGTLLHNDDTSAKVLAFLKEQDPDSKRKGIFTTGMVTESEGHQVAMFMTGRQHAGENLHDLLKRRATGLPPPIQMCDALSRNVSKDFQTILANCLAHARRKFVELVDRFPDDCAHVINELATVYMHEAIARTEKMSPQDRLAYHRLNTEPVMTALEAWCHQQFAEKTVEPNSGLGKAITYLLKHWKELTCFLKVPGAPLDNKLCERALKFAILHRKNSLFYKTQRGAYVGDLFMSLIHTCQLSGLNPLDYLTWLLKNTKALQSSPHTFMSWHYQDQTR, encoded by the coding sequence ATGGCGCACAGCTTCCAAAAGGACCATCATCTTAACGCCAACCATCTCTTTCAGCAGACGGAAAAAAGCATCGGCCGGCTGTGCAAGTACCTGCTGGGGGCCCCGACCGAGACAGCCCGAAACATCCTCAAGGATAAAACCGAACCGGTCCGGAAAAAAGGCGACAAACCAAACCCCCGGGGGCACGGGAAAAACGGCGCAGGCCAGTACACCGGCGCTGCCAGGGTGCGCATCGCACACCCCGCTCTGAACTCGGGGGACCCCTGCCCAAGCTGTGAGAAGGGTAAACTATACGAACTGGCCATGCCGTCGGTCTTTGTTCATATCGTTGGAACAGCCCCTCTCAAAGCCACCGTTTATGAACGAATCCGCTTACGCTGCAATCTGTGCGGAGATATCTTCACCCCCGAGCTGCCCGAAGGGGTCTCCGAGCAAAAATACGACGATTCGGCTACGCCCATGCTGGCGATATTGAAGTATGGCTGCGGCATGCCCTTCAACCGGATCGAGACCCTTCAAAGGGATCTGGGCCAACCTCTGCCCGCCTCCACCCAGTGGGGTATCCTCGATACCGCAGCCGTAGCTCTGGCCCCAGTGATGGATGCCATGGTCTCATTCGCCGCGCAGGGCACGCTGCTCCACAATGATGACACCTCCGCGAAGGTGCTCGCTTTCCTCAAAGAGCAGGATCCGGACAGCAAACGCAAAGGGATCTTCACCACAGGGATGGTGACCGAATCCGAGGGCCATCAGGTCGCCATGTTCATGACCGGCAGGCAGCATGCCGGGGAAAACCTGCACGATCTGTTGAAACGCCGGGCAACGGGGCTCCCCCCACCGATTCAGATGTGCGATGCGCTGAGCCGGAACGTATCCAAGGACTTTCAGACGATCCTGGCCAACTGCCTCGCCCATGCCCGCAGGAAGTTCGTGGAACTGGTCGATCGATTCCCGGACGACTGCGCCCATGTGATCAACGAGCTGGCAACGGTCTATATGCATGAGGCGATCGCCAGAACCGAAAAGATGTCTCCACAGGATCGACTGGCTTACCATCGGCTCAACACTGAGCCCGTCATGACAGCTCTTGAGGCGTGGTGCCATCAGCAATTTGCGGAGAAGACCGTGGAGCCCAACTCCGGCTTGGGGAAGGCGATCACCTATCTCCTCAAACACTGGAAGGAACTGACCTGTTTTCTCAAGGTGCCTGGAGCCCCGCTGGACAACAAACTCTGTGAAAGGGCCCTGAAGTTCGCCATCCTACACCGGAAAAACTCCCTCTTCTACAAGACGCAACGCGGCGCCTATGTCGGGGATCTCTTCATGAGCCTCATCCACACCTGTCAACTCTCAGGCCTCAACCCGCTCGACTACCTCACATGGCTCCTGAAGAACACCAAAGCCCTCCAGTCCTCCCCGCACACCTTCATGTCGTGGCATTACCAGGATCAAACCCGCTAA
- a CDS encoding Prevent-host-death family protein, which translates to MGKLSNIIPVSDLRQNAAKLLKQLRNSKEPLIITQRGRATAVLIGVDAYEKSEHEKEMLRLLAKGDREIETGQGYDLDTVLAEADAILSKEPS; encoded by the coding sequence ATGGGCAAGCTATCAAATATTATTCCGGTTAGCGATTTAAGGCAAAATGCAGCAAAGCTACTGAAACAATTACGAAACAGCAAAGAGCCTCTTATAATTACACAAAGAGGTCGGGCAACAGCGGTATTAATCGGTGTTGATGCCTATGAGAAATCTGAACACGAGAAAGAGATGTTGCGCCTTTTGGCGAAGGGAGATAGGGAAATCGAAACGGGTCAAGGGTATGACCTGGACACAGTTCTTGCTGAAGCCGACGCCATTTTGTCCAAGGAGCCTTCGTGA
- a CDS encoding hypothetical protein (Evidence 5 : Unknown function) has product MSGRRPPRRDLHQNGKGWGEVRKWGENGEKKTLPKNVFERNQKPYKFKCLGQESNPYSPKTREIFRLQALFFQEITRGCPDFVLKNCALPDFSRLPSPDRPGTPAQKQPARDCPFQFEISAKT; this is encoded by the coding sequence ATGTCCGGACGCCGGCCCCCTCGAAGGGACCTTCATCAAAATGGGAAAGGCTGGGGAGAGGTTCGGAAGTGGGGAGAGAATGGCGAGAAAAAAACCCTGCCCAAAAATGTTTTTGAGCGAAACCAAAAACCCTATAAATTCAAGTGCCTGGGACAGGAATCGAACCCGTACAGCCCTAAGACCAGAGAAATTTTCCGGTTGCAGGCCCTTTTCTTTCAAGAAATTACCAGGGGCTGTCCTGATTTTGTCCTGAAAAACTGCGCCTTGCCTGATTTTTCACGCCTACCTTCCCCGGATCGGCCTGGAACGCCAGCCCAGAAGCAGCCTGCCAGGGACTGTCCCTTTCAATTTGAAATTTCTGCAAAAACATGA
- a CDS encoding Putative transcriptional regulator (fragment) (Evidence 3 : Putative function from multiple computational evidences), whose product MYENISDLLKQIALGEDSVLELKAVEFSGNKVTGPHKEGMADELAAMANTASGIIVLGVDDKTKVIRGIPPEKLDIVEDWLRSICNDSIDPPLDCVIRKLIVPCPSGRRA is encoded by the coding sequence ATGTACGAAAATATATCCGACTTGCTCAAACAAATCGCGCTGGGAGAGGACTCTGTTCTTGAACTCAAGGCGGTTGAATTCAGCGGGAACAAAGTCACCGGTCCCCACAAGGAAGGCATGGCGGACGAACTGGCTGCCATGGCGAATACGGCATCCGGCATCATTGTTCTGGGGGTTGACGACAAGACCAAAGTGATTCGAGGGATACCACCAGAAAAACTTGACATCGTTGAAGACTGGCTTCGTTCCATCTGCAACGATTCCATTGACCCGCCCCTCGATTGCGTGATTCGAAAGCTCATTGTGCCGTGTCCTTCCGGCAGGCGTGCTTAA
- a CDS encoding conserved hypothetical protein (Evidence 4 : Unknown function but conserved in other organisms), with translation METTSRNPVPYSSHSQPDLVEVERRFAEWRQQRGKKRALIPQELWEAAVQQCRGHSVSEVCRRLRLSFTELKKRLSSDHATPELIQLDTTCLFGQWVVECERADGSRLKLSGTGQPPDPESILGQFLS, from the coding sequence ATGGAAACCACTTCGAGGAACCCTGTCCCATACAGCAGCCACTCCCAGCCCGACCTCGTCGAGGTCGAACGCCGGTTTGCCGAGTGGCGCCAGCAGCGCGGCAAGAAGCGCGCCCTGATCCCGCAGGAGTTGTGGGAGGCTGCGGTACAGCAATGCAGAGGGCATTCTGTTTCCGAGGTATGCCGCAGACTGAGGCTTTCCTTCACAGAACTCAAGAAGCGTCTCTCCTCTGATCATGCCACTCCGGAGCTGATCCAGCTGGACACCACCTGCCTCTTCGGCCAATGGGTCGTCGAGTGCGAACGCGCGGATGGCAGCAGGCTGAAGCTCTCGGGCACCGGTCAACCGCCCGATCCTGAAAGCATTCTCGGGCAGTTTCTCTCATGA
- a CDS encoding transposase, whose translation MIQITAHMRILLAMDPVDFRKGIDGLVAVCRQKLAVDPFSGALFIFTNKSRQALRILVYDGQGFWLCHKRLSRGRFLWNFGPGAIRDLAAAQLQQLLWNADPFKKIPEDFRRIEKNRPIPQKNAGHKKPSLL comes from the coding sequence ATGATCCAGATCACTGCCCACATGCGGATCTTGCTGGCAATGGACCCGGTGGATTTCCGCAAAGGCATCGACGGGTTGGTGGCAGTATGCCGGCAGAAGCTGGCCGTGGATCCATTCAGCGGCGCTCTTTTCATCTTTACCAACAAGTCCCGTCAGGCCCTGCGCATCCTGGTCTATGATGGCCAGGGATTTTGGTTGTGCCATAAACGCTTGTCTCGGGGTCGTTTCTTGTGGAACTTCGGCCCGGGCGCCATCCGCGATCTGGCGGCTGCTCAACTCCAACAGCTTTTGTGGAACGCCGATCCGTTCAAAAAAATCCCGGAGGATTTTCGGCGGATAGAAAAAAATCGACCCATCCCTCAAAAAAATGCTGGCCACAAAAAACCTTCTTTGCTATAA
- a CDS encoding conserved hypothetical protein (Evidence 4 : Unknown function but conserved in other organisms) produces the protein MLICGRDFTLTDLDWIRRQVTSVPGLNRAQLSRMFCEWAEWRKPDGGLKDMSCRVALLRLYRAGVIPLPAPRKRRVASKRIQHTLTGEPQSPIEIGPGRISLSIEPVDRRSSPLWNELIDRYHYLGYARMGGAQMRFMVWAGQHLVALLGFSAAAWRVAPRDEFIGWSDDQRKANLHRVIDNSRFLILPWVKSFNLASQILARTARMLPDWWEERYHYRPSLLETFVEKQRFTGASYKAANWVCVGQTQGRGKWDRQRACDKPVKTIWLYPLERRFREVLCR, from the coding sequence TTGCTCATTTGTGGTCGAGACTTCACGCTAACCGATCTGGATTGGATCCGCCGTCAAGTTACCAGCGTGCCGGGATTGAACCGTGCACAGCTCTCACGCATGTTCTGCGAATGGGCCGAGTGGCGAAAGCCCGACGGCGGATTGAAGGACATGAGCTGCCGGGTGGCCCTGCTGCGCCTTTACCGGGCCGGTGTCATCCCGCTTCCAGCACCAAGGAAGAGGCGCGTCGCGTCCAAGCGGATCCAACACACCCTGACAGGAGAACCCCAATCCCCGATCGAGATCGGTCCCGGTCGCATAAGCCTTTCGATCGAGCCGGTCGACCGGAGATCATCCCCCCTTTGGAATGAGCTGATCGACCGATACCATTACCTGGGCTATGCCCGCATGGGCGGGGCGCAGATGCGCTTTATGGTCTGGGCCGGACAGCATCTGGTTGCGCTTCTGGGTTTCTCGGCCGCCGCCTGGCGTGTCGCCCCGCGCGACGAGTTCATCGGCTGGAGCGATGATCAGCGTAAAGCGAATCTGCACCGGGTGATCGACAACAGCCGCTTCCTCATTTTGCCCTGGGTAAAATCTTTCAATCTTGCTTCACAGATCCTTGCGCGCACGGCACGGATGCTCCCTGATTGGTGGGAAGAGCGCTACCATTACCGGCCTTCCCTGCTCGAGACCTTCGTCGAAAAGCAGCGTTTCACCGGCGCCTCGTACAAGGCCGCCAACTGGGTCTGCGTGGGGCAGACGCAGGGGCGGGGCAAGTGGGACCGGCAAAGGGCCTGTGACAAACCGGTCAAGACCATCTGGCTCTATCCGCTCGAGCGCCGGTTCAGGGAGGTCTTGTGCCGATGA
- a CDS encoding Retron-type reverse transcriptase (fragment): MEFDIKGLFDNIDHDLLMRAVRTHTDCKWLLLYIERWLKAPFQLEGGQIVERRSGTPQGGVISPVLSNLFLHYVFDKWMERNFPQNPWARYADDAVAHCRARREAEYLLARLDKRFNECGLELHPDKTRIVYCKDDDRMADYPEIKFDFLGYTFRPRRSKNRYGKFFINFTPGVSNKAAKAMRKTIRTWRIHLKPDKTIEDISRMFNPAMRGWIKYYGRFYKSALYPVLRHMNRALIHWARRKYKKLSRHRRRAEHWLGRIARKEPRLFAHWQMGILPSVG; this comes from the coding sequence TTGGAGTTTGACATAAAGGGCCTTTTCGACAACATCGATCACGATTTGCTGATGCGCGCGGTTAGAACACATACGGACTGTAAATGGCTGCTGCTCTATATTGAGCGCTGGCTCAAAGCACCCTTTCAGTTGGAAGGCGGTCAGATAGTAGAGCGCCGGTCTGGAACACCGCAAGGCGGTGTGATCAGCCCCGTTTTATCGAATCTGTTCCTGCATTATGTGTTTGACAAGTGGATGGAGCGAAATTTTCCGCAAAATCCATGGGCGCGCTATGCAGATGATGCGGTGGCACATTGTCGGGCAAGAAGAGAGGCTGAATACTTGTTGGCGCGGTTGGATAAGCGTTTTAACGAATGCGGGCTTGAGCTACATCCGGATAAAACGCGAATCGTCTACTGTAAAGACGATGATCGTATGGCGGACTACCCGGAAATCAAGTTCGATTTTCTTGGGTATACCTTTCGTCCGAGGCGATCAAAAAATCGTTACGGCAAGTTTTTCATCAACTTTACGCCCGGAGTCAGCAACAAAGCTGCAAAAGCGATGCGCAAAACGATCCGCACTTGGCGGATTCATCTGAAGCCGGATAAGACGATCGAGGACATATCTCGAATGTTTAATCCGGCAATGCGCGGATGGATTAAGTATTACGGCCGCTTTTATAAGTCCGCGTTGTATCCGGTGCTCAGACACATGAATCGTGCTCTGATCCATTGGGCACGTAGGAAATACAAAAAGCTGAGTCGCCATCGACGGCGCGCGGAACATTGGTTGGGGCGAATTGCCCGAAAAGAACCGCGACTGTTCGCGCACTGGCAGATGGGGATTTTGCCATCGGTTGGGTGA
- a CDS encoding Putative reverse transcriptasematurase of intron (fragment) (Evidence 3 : Putative function from multiple computational evidences) produces the protein MRFPQATHRNIYVHSERAGKRVLGSIERFLSKRLKLKVNRNKTAVVRPQERKFLGFSFTSGRKLKIKLSGKALKNAKYRIKRITRRSRGVNLQQIIKELNVFTCGWVGYYRLIETPTVLRDLDSWIRRRLRCFVMKKWINNCHTRYNGLLALGVSDRNAKPVAGSRKGPWAMSNMKPVQVGMPNHFFAKRGLQPLLNQYNRLVTAI, from the coding sequence GTGAGATTCCCCCAGGCTACTCACCGCAACATTTACGTCCATTCCGAACGGGCAGGGAAAAGGGTGCTGGGCTCTATCGAAAGATTTTTGAGCAAGAGATTGAAACTCAAGGTCAACCGTAATAAAACGGCTGTGGTCAGGCCCCAAGAGCGGAAGTTCCTTGGGTTCAGCTTTACATCGGGCCGGAAACTTAAGATAAAGCTCTCAGGAAAAGCCCTCAAAAACGCCAAATATCGGATCAAACGGATTACGCGCAGATCCAGAGGGGTCAACCTGCAGCAAATTATCAAAGAGCTGAATGTGTTTACCTGTGGATGGGTCGGCTATTATCGACTCATTGAGACGCCAACTGTTCTGAGGGATTTGGACAGCTGGATACGCCGGAGACTCCGCTGTTTCGTAATGAAGAAGTGGATCAACAACTGCCACACCAGGTACAACGGCCTGCTGGCGCTTGGCGTCAGTGACCGGAATGCCAAACCGGTAGCCGGGTCCCGAAAGGGCCCGTGGGCAATGTCCAACATGAAACCGGTCCAGGTGGGCATGCCGAATCACTTTTTTGCTAAAAGAGGCCTACAACCGTTACTCAATCAGTATAACAGGTTGGTTACTGCTATATGA